From the genome of Epinephelus lanceolatus isolate andai-2023 chromosome 23, ASM4190304v1, whole genome shotgun sequence, one region includes:
- the mapk12b gene encoding mitogen-activated protein kinase 12b isoform X2, producing the protein MAVRSRTGYYRQEVNRTVWEVPERYRDLKQIGTGAYGTVCSAWDRRMGMQVAIKKLHRPFQSKLFAKRAYRELRLLKHMKHENVIGLLDVFTAEISLDRLRDFYLVMPFMGTDLGKLMKLERLSEDRVQFLVYQMMKGLKYIHSAGIIHRDLKPGNLAINPDCELKILDFGLARQADAEMTGYVVTRWYRAPEVILNWMHYTQTVDIWSAGCIMAEMLLGKPLFKGNDHLDQLREIMKITGTPAADFVVKLQSQDAKNYIKSLTKVPKKDLHSVFSKASSNAVCVLEKMLLLDPEQRVSASEALDLPFFSEFRDAEEETEALPYDQTMDNTDLPLDQWKLKITCKIIGPDYVTVGVPSSVECVANCPACTYSMSLDGQTAQGQGNSLAFTVNSWVEALTVACTATDDETEVTAKATKQLQVLVGPTNVSITGPDLMNPSVSHTYSCHAYCRPSCTYAWRTDQGPWIGGQGNVISITPQEMDNSKMLICKATNSVSGLFAAATRNIAVTSGPSEIQIKGPDVIEIAEKYKFECSAECLPSCRYVSSVDTKTVRGNVIELMVEHPLKSVTLKCEAQNTASRKTATASKTVQVKGSDRNLSTRPEETSAVLLLTVIISAAFTLI; encoded by the exons ATGGCTGTGCGGTCCAGGACGGGATACTACCGGCAGGAGGTGAACAGGACCGTGTGGGAGGTTCCGGAGCGGTACCGGGACCTGAAGCAGATCGGGACAGGAGCCTACGGGACTGTGTG TTCAGCATGGGACCGTCGGATGGGGATGCAGGTGGCCATCAAGAAACTTCATCGGCCCTTCCAGTCCAAACTTTTTGCCAAGAGAGCGTACAGAGAGTTGCGACTTCTTAAACACATGAAGCATGAAAAT GTCATAGGGCTGCTGgatgttttcactgctgaaATCTCATTGGACCGCCTGCGTGATTT TTACCTGGTGATGCCGTTCATGGGCACCGATCTAGGCAAGCTGATGAAGCTGGAGAGATTATCAGAGGACAGAGTGCAGTTCCTCGTCTACCAGATGATGAAAGGACTCAAG tACATCCACTCTGCAGGGATCATCCACAGG GACCTTAAACCTGGAAATTTAGCCATTAACCCGGACTGTGAGCTCAAG ATTCTTGATTTTGGCCTGGCGAGGCAGGCTGATGCGGAAATGACCGGCTACGTCGTAACACGCTGGTACCGAGCGCCTGAGGTTATCCTCAACTGGATGCACTACACACAAACTG TGGATATTTGGTCGGCTGGCTGTATCATGGCCGAGATGCTGCTGGGAAAGCCGCTGTTCAAAGGAAATGATC ATCTGGACCAGCTCCGAGAGATCATGAAGATTACGGGAACCCCAGCTGCTGACTTTGTTGTGAAGCTGCAGAGCCAAGAT GCCAAAAACTACATCAAAAGTCTaacaaaagtgccaaaaaaagatttgcacTCTGTCTTCTCCAAAGCTAGCTCAAATG cagtgtgtgtcttGGAAAAGATGCTGCTCCTGGACCCAGAGCAAAGGGTGAGCGCCTCGGAGGCACTCGACCTGCCTTTCTTCAGCGAGTTCAGAGATGCCGAGGAGGAGACGGAGGCGCTGCCTTATGATCAGACCATGGACAACACAGACCTGCCGCTGGACCAGTGGAAAC TGAAAATCACCTGTAAAATCATCGGTCCGGACTACGTGACTGTGGGTGTGCCGAGCAGCGTTGAGTGTGTTGCCAACTGCCCTGCGTGTACCTATTCTATGTCTCTGGATGGACAGACCGCTCAGGGTCAGGGAAACTCGCTCGCCTTCACTGTTAACAGTTGGGTGGAGGCCTTAACGGTGGCGTGTACGGCCACAGATGACGAAACAGAGGTGACTGCCAAggcaacaaaacaactgcaagtGTTAG TGGGACCGACCAATGTTTCCATCACAGGCCCTGATCTGATGAAtccatcagtgagccacacctACAGCTGCCACGCCTACTGTCGGCCATCTTGTACCTATGCCTGGAGGACAGATCAAGGCCCGTGGATAGGTGGTCAGGGGAATGTTATTTCCATCACCCCTCAGGAGATGGACAACTCCAAAATGCTCATTTGCAAAGCCACAAACAGTGTGTCGgggctgtttgctgctgctacTCGAAACATAGCTGTGACAT CTGGTCCATCAGAGATTCAGATCAAAGGCCCTGATGTAATAGAAATTGCAGAAAAGTACAAGTTTGAGTGTTCGGCCGAATGTCTGCCCTCTTGTCGCTACGTGTCGTCTGTGGACACTAAGACTGTGAGGGGCAACGTGATCGAGTTAATGGTGGAGCATCCCCTTAAATCTGTCACTCTCAAGTGTGAGGCACAAAACACAGCTTCAAGGAAGACAGCCACAGCCTCGAAGACTGTACAAGTTAAAG GGTCAGATCGCAACCTATCCACTCGTCCTGAGGAGACTTCAGCTGTGCTTCTGCTGACCGTCATCATTTCTGCTGCCTTCACACTGATATGA
- the mapk12b gene encoding mitogen-activated protein kinase 12b isoform X1: MAVRSRTGYYRQEVNRTVWEVPERYRDLKQIGTGAYGTVCSAWDRRMGMQVAIKKLHRPFQSKLFAKRAYRELRLLKHMKHENVIGLLDVFTAEISLDRLRDFYLVMPFMGTDLGKLMKLERLSEDRVQFLVYQMMKGLKYIHSAGIIHRDLKPGNLAINPDCELKILDFGLARQADAEMTGYVVTRWYRAPEVILNWMHYTQTVDIWSAGCIMAEMLLGKPLFKGNDHLDQLREIMKITGTPAADFVVKLQSQDAKNYIKSLTKVPKKDLHSVFSKASSNAVCVLEKMLLLDPEQRVSASEALDLPFFSEFRDAEEETEALPYDQTMDNTDLPLDQWKRHTFTEILTFRPPRDSRETSL, translated from the exons ATGGCTGTGCGGTCCAGGACGGGATACTACCGGCAGGAGGTGAACAGGACCGTGTGGGAGGTTCCGGAGCGGTACCGGGACCTGAAGCAGATCGGGACAGGAGCCTACGGGACTGTGTG TTCAGCATGGGACCGTCGGATGGGGATGCAGGTGGCCATCAAGAAACTTCATCGGCCCTTCCAGTCCAAACTTTTTGCCAAGAGAGCGTACAGAGAGTTGCGACTTCTTAAACACATGAAGCATGAAAAT GTCATAGGGCTGCTGgatgttttcactgctgaaATCTCATTGGACCGCCTGCGTGATTT TTACCTGGTGATGCCGTTCATGGGCACCGATCTAGGCAAGCTGATGAAGCTGGAGAGATTATCAGAGGACAGAGTGCAGTTCCTCGTCTACCAGATGATGAAAGGACTCAAG tACATCCACTCTGCAGGGATCATCCACAGG GACCTTAAACCTGGAAATTTAGCCATTAACCCGGACTGTGAGCTCAAG ATTCTTGATTTTGGCCTGGCGAGGCAGGCTGATGCGGAAATGACCGGCTACGTCGTAACACGCTGGTACCGAGCGCCTGAGGTTATCCTCAACTGGATGCACTACACACAAACTG TGGATATTTGGTCGGCTGGCTGTATCATGGCCGAGATGCTGCTGGGAAAGCCGCTGTTCAAAGGAAATGATC ATCTGGACCAGCTCCGAGAGATCATGAAGATTACGGGAACCCCAGCTGCTGACTTTGTTGTGAAGCTGCAGAGCCAAGAT GCCAAAAACTACATCAAAAGTCTaacaaaagtgccaaaaaaagatttgcacTCTGTCTTCTCCAAAGCTAGCTCAAATG cagtgtgtgtcttGGAAAAGATGCTGCTCCTGGACCCAGAGCAAAGGGTGAGCGCCTCGGAGGCACTCGACCTGCCTTTCTTCAGCGAGTTCAGAGATGCCGAGGAGGAGACGGAGGCGCTGCCTTATGATCAGACCATGGACAACACAGACCTGCCGCTGGACCAGTGGAAAC gtcaCACATTCACAGAGATACTGACCTTCAGGCCGCCCAGGGACTCCAGAGAGACGTCACTTTAA